The following proteins are encoded in a genomic region of Astatotilapia calliptera chromosome 22, fAstCal1.2, whole genome shotgun sequence:
- the arl4ab gene encoding ADP-ribosylation factor-like 4ab, whose translation MGNGLSDHRSLLPCLPCFQALHIVILGLDCAGKTTVLYRLRFNEFVNTVPTKGFNTEKIKVSLGGSRRTASFHFWDVGGQEKLRPLWRSYTRCADGIVFVVDSVDAERIEEAKAELHKITRLAENQGVPVLVVANKQDLRNSLSLPEMESMLSLGELNTATPWHLQPACAIIGEGLQEGLEKLHAMIMKRRKVLRQQKRKR comes from the coding sequence ATGGGAAACGGACTGTCGGATCATCGCTCGCTGCTCCCCTGCCTCCCCTGCTTTCAGGCTCTTCACATTGTCATTCTAGGACTGGACTGTGCAGGCAAGACCACTGTGCTGTATCGCCTGCGTTTCAATGAGTTTGTGAACACTGTCCCGACCAAGGGATTCAACACAGAGAAGATCAAAGTGTCTCTTGGAGGCAGCCGTCGGACTGCGTCTTTCCACTTCTGGGACGTAGGCGGCCAGGAGAAGCTGCGGCCTCTGTGGCGCTCGTACACGCGCTGTGCTGATGGCATTGTGTTTGTGGTGGACTCGGTGGATGCCGAGCGCATCGAGGAAGCCAAGGCAGAGTTGCACAAAATCACACGGCTGGCAGAGAACCAGGGTGTGCCGGTCCTTGTGGTGGCTAACAAACAGGACCTGCGCAATTCTCTTAGTTTGCCTGAGATGGAGAGCATGTTGTCTCTAGGTGAGCTCAACACTGCCACACCCTGGCACCTTCAGCCTGCTTGTGCCATTATCGGCGAGGGACTGCAGGAGGGACTGGAGAAGCTCCATGCCATGATCATGAAGAGGAGAAAGGTGCTGCGGCAGCAAAAGAGGAAGAGATGA
- the anln gene encoding anillin isoform X3, with product MDPFTEKLLERTRARRENLQKKLAERTNAANRQVVKRPREPLTDTNIVISESLIDKVPQTSTKPSPSKRKCSGENVQPAADEENQEPVMPQAPLLSDPPTDKKPPVGPASIRPFSSSEKTSGKPVLQSQAVQLKAERPEPDKVAVCTALVPPSRTEAQIGAANPAPQSNTEDPAPSAAGMKSRLKNLAEQRKCWNTDDACDVPSDCIPVSTIKRPFDAQPAASPSVSSEISLGRRGRLANLAATIGSWEDDLSHAKTPKEKAKETLAASSSPRFTVRGAAASSTKPSVSVTSSTVRSKCTGISKQQAAFSPSLQKADLVSSPQKCSNQGATVSSIHQKTSVEEPALLSSQQKASSSMSALQSPQKHQALSKGPNVSCSPQKLELCAKPSSSDLPASREKVTTGAFGVKSLRERINQSSPARVGVQTSAASVSPNTRSVQERLRAAQATNTTTADITMRQKLERESELAQICSRFQQRSKMWKDKEGGADTKEEVVKPVEREVISSEPPDEFPAPCKKSDAGGECAPSDKLTEETPEEKREENVDQSVNSTVINELFGDLEQSEDPSGDEEDALNISSMSLLTPLAETVAAVVNSPEKRMMTSTPANSFIMKSTTPDDVAIAKSFQTSSDGDGASVSSEDHKLPYSIDAYRSTRVKNTERPSVKQVIVRKEDVSKRAEEPRASSLFSVKQKIKILTNEINLQQTVIYQASQALNCCTDEEHGKGSQVEAEAERLLLVASEKREALKVELDQLKGNPGGRKEGPAAPQPMASKGCITLQELRLPLKADFVCSTANKPESTKHSFFIMIRAGAENIVATPLATTHRGLSGDTLTFPTKFTISDVDSGFDISVEVYCLVQKREICSDKKKKTNKSKAITPKKFLAITKTTQTPVVASPGGPNAVRTSNFALIGAYKLTLASTGKTQFPLEKVPFLCPLEGHIYLKMHCEVGSKVEERGFLTMFEDVSGFGAWHRRWCVLSGYCISYWTYPDDEKRKNPIGRINLSNCTSKAVEPASREFCARPNTFELITIRPRRDDDRETLVSQCQNTTCVTRNWLSADTKEERNLWMKKLNQILVDLRMWQPDACNRPLPN from the exons ATGGATCCGTTTACTGAG AAACTGTTGGAGCGAACTCGAGCTCGCAGAGAGAACCTCCAGAAGAAACTCGCAGAAAGAACCAATGCAGCGAACAGACAGGTGGTGAAAAGGCCTCGAGAGCCACTGACTGACACAAACATTGTGATCAGCGAGTCTCTTATTGATAAAG TGCCCCAGACGTCCACAAAGCCATCTCCCTCGAAGCGCAAGTGCTCTGGAGAAAATGTCCAACCTGCAGCTGATGAAGAGAACCAGGAGCCGGTGATGCCACAAGCTCCTCTTCTCTCAGATCCTCCCACAGACAAAAAGCCCCCGGTGGGTCCAGCCAGCATCCGGCCTTTCTCCTCCTCGGAGAAGACTTCAGGAAAGCCTGTTCTGCAGTCTCAGGCAGTGCAGCTGAAAGCAGAACGCCCAGAACCCGACAAGGTGGCTGTCTGCACTGCTCTTGTTCCTCCAAGCAGAACAGAAGCACAGATAGGAGCCGCCAATCCAGCTCCTCAGAGTAACACAGAGGATCCAGCTCCATCTGCTGCTGGCATGAAATCACGCTTAAAAAACCTGGCAGAGCAGAGGAAGTGCTGGAACACTGACG ATGCTTGTGATGTACCTTCAGACTGTATTCCTGTATCCACGATAAAGAGACCGTTTGATGCCCAACCAGCTGCCAGTCCCTCTGTCTCCTCAGAAATTTCCCTTGGGAGGAGAGGCAGACTGGCCAACCTGGCTGCAACCATTGGTTCCTGGGAGGATGATCTCAGCCATGCTAAAACCCCCAAAGAGAAAGCAAAGGAGACGCTCGCTGCTTCGTCTAGTCCCAGATTTACAGTCAGAGGTGCTGCGGCTTCCAGCACTAAACCCAGCGTTTCGGTGACCAGTTCAACCGTGAGGAGCAAGTGCACGGGCATCTCCAAGCAG cagGCTGCGTTTTCTCCAAGCCTTCAAAAAGCCGACTTGGTATCCAGTCCTCAGAAGTGCTCCAACCAGGGCGCGACAGTGTCCTCTATTCATCAGAAGACCTCGGTTGAGGAACCGGCCCTCTTATCTAGTCAGCAGAAGGCCAGCTCCTCCATGTCAGCGCTTCAAAGTCCCCAAAAACATCAGGCCCTGTCCAAAGGCCCAAATGTCTCCTGCAGTCCCCAGAAGCTGGAGCTTTGCGCCAAGCCCAGCTCATCTGACCTTCCAGCCTCGAGGGAAAAGGTTACTACAGGAGCTTTTG GAGTGAAATCTTTGCGGGAGCGCATCAACCAGAGCTCACCTGCTCGAGTCGGAGTACAGACCAGCGCTGCCTCTGTGAGTCCAAACACCAGGTCGGTACAGGAGAGACTCAGAGCTGCCCAGGCTACAAACACAACCACCGCTGACATCACTATGAGGCAGAAACTG GAGCGTGAGAGTGAGCTGGCTCAAATTTGCAGTCGCTTCCAGCAGAGGAGCAAAATGTGGAAGGACAAAGAAGGAGGAGCGGACACTAAG GAAGAGGTCGTAAAGCCTGTTGAGAGAGAAGTGATCTCATCTGAGCCGCCGGATGAATTCCCTGCACCATGTAAGAAATCTGACGCAGGCGGCGAGTGCGCTCCTTCAG ATAAGTTGACTGAAGAGACCCCAgaggagaaaagagaagaaaacgtGGATCAGTCTGTCAATTCTACCGTCATCAACGAGCTGTTTGGAGATCTAGAACAGAGTGAAGATCCCAGCGGTGATGAGGAAGATGCTTTAAACATCTCCTCGATGTCCCTCCTCACTCCACTGGCAGAGACTGTGGCCGCTGTGGTAAACAGTCCAGAAAAAAGAATGATG ACATCCACTCCAGCCAACTCTTTCATTATGAAGAGCACAACTCCCGACGATGTCGCCATAGCCAAAAGCTTCCAGACCTCCTCAGATGGAGATGGTGCAAGTGTCTCAAGTGAGGACCACAAGCTTCCCTACAG TATCGATGCATACAGGTCAACCAGGGTGAAGAACACCGAGAGGCCCAGTGTGAAGCAGGTTATTGTGAGAAAAGAAGACGTTTCTAAGAGAGCCGAGGAGCCCCGAGCATCCAGCCTGTTCAGTGTCAAACAGAAGATAAAG ATTCTGACAAATGAAATCAACCTGCAGCAGACGGTTATCTATCAAGCCAGCCAGGCACTCAACTGCTGCACAGATGAAGAACACGGGAAAGGCTCGCAGGTGGAGGCTGAGGCAgagaggctgctgctggtggcaA GCGAAAAGAGAGAAGCACTGAAGGTGGAGCTGGACCAGCTGAAAGGAAATCCAGGAGGAAGGAAAGAGGGGCCTGCAGCCCCGCAGCCAATGGCCTCCAAAGGCTGCATCACCCTGCAGGAGCTACGCCTGCCTCTCAAGGCAGACTTTGTCTGTTCCACTGCCAATAAACCAG AGTCTACcaaacattcatttttcatcatgATCAGGGCGGGAGCAGAGAACATTGTGGCCACGCCTTTAGCCACGACACACCGTGGCCTGAGTGGCGACACCCTCACCTTCCCCACCAAGTTCACTAT ATCTGACGTTGACAGTGGCTTTGACATCAGTGTAGAAGTATACTGTCTG GTGCAGAAACGGGAAATCTGCagtgacaagaagaagaaaaccaacAAGTCGAAG GCTATCACTCCAAAGAAGTTCCTTGCCATCACt AAGACGACACAGACACCAG TTGTGGCCAGTCCTGGAGGCCCCAATGCGGTTCGCACCAGTAACTTTGCTCTGATTGGAGCATACAAGCTCACCCTGGCTTCAACTGGGAAGACCCAGTTTCCTTTGGAGAAG GTGCCATTCCTGTGCCCTTTGGAGGGCCACATCTACCTTAAGATGCACTGTGAAGTGGGCTCAAAGGTGGAGGAAAGGGGCTTCCTG ACGATGTTTGAAGATGTTAGTGGGTTTGGAGCTTGGCACAGACGATGGTGCGTCCTGTCAGGATACTGCATCTCCTACTGGACTTACCCAGACGACGAAAAGAGAAAG AATCCCATTGGTCGCATCAATCTGTCCAACTGCACAAGTAAGGCAGTGGAGCCAGCCAGCAGAGAGTTCTGTGCCCGACCCAACACGTTTGAGCTCATCACCATCAGACCACGGAGAGACGATGACAGAGAAACGCTTGTCAGCCAGTGCCAGAACACCACGTGTGTCACTAG AAATTGGCTGAGTGCTGACACCAAGGAGGAGAGAAATCTGTGGATGAAGAAGCTGAACCAGATTCTGGTGGACCTGCGGATGTGGCAGCCAGATGCCTGTAACAGACCGCTGCCCAACTAA
- the anln gene encoding anillin isoform X2, whose protein sequence is MDPFTEKLLERTRARRENLQKKLAERTNAANRQVVKRPREPLTDTNIVISESLIDKVPQTSTKPSPSKRKCSGENVQPAADEENQEPVMPQAPLLSDPPTDKKPPVGPASIRPFSSSEKTSGKPVLQSQAVQLKAERPEPDKVAVCTALVPPSRTEAQIGAANPAPQSNTEDPAPSAAGMKSRLKNLAEQRKCWNTDDACDVPSDCIPVSTIKRPFDAQPAASPSVSSEISLGRRGRLANLAATIGSWEDDLSHAKTPKEKAKETLAASSSPRFTVRGAAASSTKPSVSVTSSTVRSKCTGISKQAAFSPSLQKADLVSSPQKCSNQGATVSSIHQKTSVEEPALLSSQQKASSSMSALQSPQKHQALSKGPNVSCSPQKLELCAKPSSSDLPASREKVTTGAFGVKSLRERINQSSPARVGVQTSAASVSPNTRSVQERLRAAQATNTTTADITMRQKLERESELAQICSRFQQRSKMWKDKEGGADTKEEVVKPVEREVISSEPPDEFPAPCKKSDAGGECAPSAGRQLSSPPVLTSSPLKVAVHTTDKLTEETPEEKREENVDQSVNSTVINELFGDLEQSEDPSGDEEDALNISSMSLLTPLAETVAAVVNSPEKRMMTSTPANSFIMKSTTPDDVAIAKSFQTSSDGDGASVSSEDHKLPYSIDAYRSTRVKNTERPSVKQVIVRKEDVSKRAEEPRASSLFSVKQKIKILTNEINLQQTVIYQASQALNCCTDEEHGKGSQVEAEAERLLLVASEKREALKVELDQLKGNPGGRKEGPAAPQPMASKGCITLQELRLPLKADFVCSTANKPESTKHSFFIMIRAGAENIVATPLATTHRGLSGDTLTFPTKFTISDVDSGFDISVEVYCLVQKREICSDKKKKTNKSKAITPKKFLAITKTTQTPVVASPGGPNAVRTSNFALIGAYKLTLASTGKTQFPLEKVPFLCPLEGHIYLKMHCEVGSKVEERGFLTMFEDVSGFGAWHRRWCVLSGYCISYWTYPDDEKRKNPIGRINLSNCTSKAVEPASREFCARPNTFELITIRPRRDDDRETLVSQCQNTTCVTRNWLSADTKEERNLWMKKLNQILVDLRMWQPDACNRPLPN, encoded by the exons ATGGATCCGTTTACTGAG AAACTGTTGGAGCGAACTCGAGCTCGCAGAGAGAACCTCCAGAAGAAACTCGCAGAAAGAACCAATGCAGCGAACAGACAGGTGGTGAAAAGGCCTCGAGAGCCACTGACTGACACAAACATTGTGATCAGCGAGTCTCTTATTGATAAAG TGCCCCAGACGTCCACAAAGCCATCTCCCTCGAAGCGCAAGTGCTCTGGAGAAAATGTCCAACCTGCAGCTGATGAAGAGAACCAGGAGCCGGTGATGCCACAAGCTCCTCTTCTCTCAGATCCTCCCACAGACAAAAAGCCCCCGGTGGGTCCAGCCAGCATCCGGCCTTTCTCCTCCTCGGAGAAGACTTCAGGAAAGCCTGTTCTGCAGTCTCAGGCAGTGCAGCTGAAAGCAGAACGCCCAGAACCCGACAAGGTGGCTGTCTGCACTGCTCTTGTTCCTCCAAGCAGAACAGAAGCACAGATAGGAGCCGCCAATCCAGCTCCTCAGAGTAACACAGAGGATCCAGCTCCATCTGCTGCTGGCATGAAATCACGCTTAAAAAACCTGGCAGAGCAGAGGAAGTGCTGGAACACTGACG ATGCTTGTGATGTACCTTCAGACTGTATTCCTGTATCCACGATAAAGAGACCGTTTGATGCCCAACCAGCTGCCAGTCCCTCTGTCTCCTCAGAAATTTCCCTTGGGAGGAGAGGCAGACTGGCCAACCTGGCTGCAACCATTGGTTCCTGGGAGGATGATCTCAGCCATGCTAAAACCCCCAAAGAGAAAGCAAAGGAGACGCTCGCTGCTTCGTCTAGTCCCAGATTTACAGTCAGAGGTGCTGCGGCTTCCAGCACTAAACCCAGCGTTTCGGTGACCAGTTCAACCGTGAGGAGCAAGTGCACGGGCATCTCCAAGCAG GCTGCGTTTTCTCCAAGCCTTCAAAAAGCCGACTTGGTATCCAGTCCTCAGAAGTGCTCCAACCAGGGCGCGACAGTGTCCTCTATTCATCAGAAGACCTCGGTTGAGGAACCGGCCCTCTTATCTAGTCAGCAGAAGGCCAGCTCCTCCATGTCAGCGCTTCAAAGTCCCCAAAAACATCAGGCCCTGTCCAAAGGCCCAAATGTCTCCTGCAGTCCCCAGAAGCTGGAGCTTTGCGCCAAGCCCAGCTCATCTGACCTTCCAGCCTCGAGGGAAAAGGTTACTACAGGAGCTTTTG GAGTGAAATCTTTGCGGGAGCGCATCAACCAGAGCTCACCTGCTCGAGTCGGAGTACAGACCAGCGCTGCCTCTGTGAGTCCAAACACCAGGTCGGTACAGGAGAGACTCAGAGCTGCCCAGGCTACAAACACAACCACCGCTGACATCACTATGAGGCAGAAACTG GAGCGTGAGAGTGAGCTGGCTCAAATTTGCAGTCGCTTCCAGCAGAGGAGCAAAATGTGGAAGGACAAAGAAGGAGGAGCGGACACTAAG GAAGAGGTCGTAAAGCCTGTTGAGAGAGAAGTGATCTCATCTGAGCCGCCGGATGAATTCCCTGCACCATGTAAGAAATCTGACGCAGGCGGCGAGTGCGCTCCTTCAG CAGGTCGTCAGCTGAGCTCCCCTCCAGTGTTGACCTCCAGCCCCCTGAAAGTGGCTGTTCACACTACAGATAAGTTGACTGAAGAGACCCCAgaggagaaaagagaagaaaacgtGGATCAGTCTGTCAATTCTACCGTCATCAACGAGCTGTTTGGAGATCTAGAACAGAGTGAAGATCCCAGCGGTGATGAGGAAGATGCTTTAAACATCTCCTCGATGTCCCTCCTCACTCCACTGGCAGAGACTGTGGCCGCTGTGGTAAACAGTCCAGAAAAAAGAATGATG ACATCCACTCCAGCCAACTCTTTCATTATGAAGAGCACAACTCCCGACGATGTCGCCATAGCCAAAAGCTTCCAGACCTCCTCAGATGGAGATGGTGCAAGTGTCTCAAGTGAGGACCACAAGCTTCCCTACAG TATCGATGCATACAGGTCAACCAGGGTGAAGAACACCGAGAGGCCCAGTGTGAAGCAGGTTATTGTGAGAAAAGAAGACGTTTCTAAGAGAGCCGAGGAGCCCCGAGCATCCAGCCTGTTCAGTGTCAAACAGAAGATAAAG ATTCTGACAAATGAAATCAACCTGCAGCAGACGGTTATCTATCAAGCCAGCCAGGCACTCAACTGCTGCACAGATGAAGAACACGGGAAAGGCTCGCAGGTGGAGGCTGAGGCAgagaggctgctgctggtggcaA GCGAAAAGAGAGAAGCACTGAAGGTGGAGCTGGACCAGCTGAAAGGAAATCCAGGAGGAAGGAAAGAGGGGCCTGCAGCCCCGCAGCCAATGGCCTCCAAAGGCTGCATCACCCTGCAGGAGCTACGCCTGCCTCTCAAGGCAGACTTTGTCTGTTCCACTGCCAATAAACCAG AGTCTACcaaacattcatttttcatcatgATCAGGGCGGGAGCAGAGAACATTGTGGCCACGCCTTTAGCCACGACACACCGTGGCCTGAGTGGCGACACCCTCACCTTCCCCACCAAGTTCACTAT ATCTGACGTTGACAGTGGCTTTGACATCAGTGTAGAAGTATACTGTCTG GTGCAGAAACGGGAAATCTGCagtgacaagaagaagaaaaccaacAAGTCGAAG GCTATCACTCCAAAGAAGTTCCTTGCCATCACt AAGACGACACAGACACCAG TTGTGGCCAGTCCTGGAGGCCCCAATGCGGTTCGCACCAGTAACTTTGCTCTGATTGGAGCATACAAGCTCACCCTGGCTTCAACTGGGAAGACCCAGTTTCCTTTGGAGAAG GTGCCATTCCTGTGCCCTTTGGAGGGCCACATCTACCTTAAGATGCACTGTGAAGTGGGCTCAAAGGTGGAGGAAAGGGGCTTCCTG ACGATGTTTGAAGATGTTAGTGGGTTTGGAGCTTGGCACAGACGATGGTGCGTCCTGTCAGGATACTGCATCTCCTACTGGACTTACCCAGACGACGAAAAGAGAAAG AATCCCATTGGTCGCATCAATCTGTCCAACTGCACAAGTAAGGCAGTGGAGCCAGCCAGCAGAGAGTTCTGTGCCCGACCCAACACGTTTGAGCTCATCACCATCAGACCACGGAGAGACGATGACAGAGAAACGCTTGTCAGCCAGTGCCAGAACACCACGTGTGTCACTAG AAATTGGCTGAGTGCTGACACCAAGGAGGAGAGAAATCTGTGGATGAAGAAGCTGAACCAGATTCTGGTGGACCTGCGGATGTGGCAGCCAGATGCCTGTAACAGACCGCTGCCCAACTAA
- the anln gene encoding anillin isoform X1, whose product MDPFTEKLLERTRARRENLQKKLAERTNAANRQVVKRPREPLTDTNIVISESLIDKVPQTSTKPSPSKRKCSGENVQPAADEENQEPVMPQAPLLSDPPTDKKPPVGPASIRPFSSSEKTSGKPVLQSQAVQLKAERPEPDKVAVCTALVPPSRTEAQIGAANPAPQSNTEDPAPSAAGMKSRLKNLAEQRKCWNTDDACDVPSDCIPVSTIKRPFDAQPAASPSVSSEISLGRRGRLANLAATIGSWEDDLSHAKTPKEKAKETLAASSSPRFTVRGAAASSTKPSVSVTSSTVRSKCTGISKQQAAFSPSLQKADLVSSPQKCSNQGATVSSIHQKTSVEEPALLSSQQKASSSMSALQSPQKHQALSKGPNVSCSPQKLELCAKPSSSDLPASREKVTTGAFGVKSLRERINQSSPARVGVQTSAASVSPNTRSVQERLRAAQATNTTTADITMRQKLERESELAQICSRFQQRSKMWKDKEGGADTKEEVVKPVEREVISSEPPDEFPAPCKKSDAGGECAPSAGRQLSSPPVLTSSPLKVAVHTTDKLTEETPEEKREENVDQSVNSTVINELFGDLEQSEDPSGDEEDALNISSMSLLTPLAETVAAVVNSPEKRMMTSTPANSFIMKSTTPDDVAIAKSFQTSSDGDGASVSSEDHKLPYSIDAYRSTRVKNTERPSVKQVIVRKEDVSKRAEEPRASSLFSVKQKIKILTNEINLQQTVIYQASQALNCCTDEEHGKGSQVEAEAERLLLVASEKREALKVELDQLKGNPGGRKEGPAAPQPMASKGCITLQELRLPLKADFVCSTANKPESTKHSFFIMIRAGAENIVATPLATTHRGLSGDTLTFPTKFTISDVDSGFDISVEVYCLVQKREICSDKKKKTNKSKAITPKKFLAITKTTQTPVVASPGGPNAVRTSNFALIGAYKLTLASTGKTQFPLEKVPFLCPLEGHIYLKMHCEVGSKVEERGFLTMFEDVSGFGAWHRRWCVLSGYCISYWTYPDDEKRKNPIGRINLSNCTSKAVEPASREFCARPNTFELITIRPRRDDDRETLVSQCQNTTCVTRNWLSADTKEERNLWMKKLNQILVDLRMWQPDACNRPLPN is encoded by the exons ATGGATCCGTTTACTGAG AAACTGTTGGAGCGAACTCGAGCTCGCAGAGAGAACCTCCAGAAGAAACTCGCAGAAAGAACCAATGCAGCGAACAGACAGGTGGTGAAAAGGCCTCGAGAGCCACTGACTGACACAAACATTGTGATCAGCGAGTCTCTTATTGATAAAG TGCCCCAGACGTCCACAAAGCCATCTCCCTCGAAGCGCAAGTGCTCTGGAGAAAATGTCCAACCTGCAGCTGATGAAGAGAACCAGGAGCCGGTGATGCCACAAGCTCCTCTTCTCTCAGATCCTCCCACAGACAAAAAGCCCCCGGTGGGTCCAGCCAGCATCCGGCCTTTCTCCTCCTCGGAGAAGACTTCAGGAAAGCCTGTTCTGCAGTCTCAGGCAGTGCAGCTGAAAGCAGAACGCCCAGAACCCGACAAGGTGGCTGTCTGCACTGCTCTTGTTCCTCCAAGCAGAACAGAAGCACAGATAGGAGCCGCCAATCCAGCTCCTCAGAGTAACACAGAGGATCCAGCTCCATCTGCTGCTGGCATGAAATCACGCTTAAAAAACCTGGCAGAGCAGAGGAAGTGCTGGAACACTGACG ATGCTTGTGATGTACCTTCAGACTGTATTCCTGTATCCACGATAAAGAGACCGTTTGATGCCCAACCAGCTGCCAGTCCCTCTGTCTCCTCAGAAATTTCCCTTGGGAGGAGAGGCAGACTGGCCAACCTGGCTGCAACCATTGGTTCCTGGGAGGATGATCTCAGCCATGCTAAAACCCCCAAAGAGAAAGCAAAGGAGACGCTCGCTGCTTCGTCTAGTCCCAGATTTACAGTCAGAGGTGCTGCGGCTTCCAGCACTAAACCCAGCGTTTCGGTGACCAGTTCAACCGTGAGGAGCAAGTGCACGGGCATCTCCAAGCAG cagGCTGCGTTTTCTCCAAGCCTTCAAAAAGCCGACTTGGTATCCAGTCCTCAGAAGTGCTCCAACCAGGGCGCGACAGTGTCCTCTATTCATCAGAAGACCTCGGTTGAGGAACCGGCCCTCTTATCTAGTCAGCAGAAGGCCAGCTCCTCCATGTCAGCGCTTCAAAGTCCCCAAAAACATCAGGCCCTGTCCAAAGGCCCAAATGTCTCCTGCAGTCCCCAGAAGCTGGAGCTTTGCGCCAAGCCCAGCTCATCTGACCTTCCAGCCTCGAGGGAAAAGGTTACTACAGGAGCTTTTG GAGTGAAATCTTTGCGGGAGCGCATCAACCAGAGCTCACCTGCTCGAGTCGGAGTACAGACCAGCGCTGCCTCTGTGAGTCCAAACACCAGGTCGGTACAGGAGAGACTCAGAGCTGCCCAGGCTACAAACACAACCACCGCTGACATCACTATGAGGCAGAAACTG GAGCGTGAGAGTGAGCTGGCTCAAATTTGCAGTCGCTTCCAGCAGAGGAGCAAAATGTGGAAGGACAAAGAAGGAGGAGCGGACACTAAG GAAGAGGTCGTAAAGCCTGTTGAGAGAGAAGTGATCTCATCTGAGCCGCCGGATGAATTCCCTGCACCATGTAAGAAATCTGACGCAGGCGGCGAGTGCGCTCCTTCAG CAGGTCGTCAGCTGAGCTCCCCTCCAGTGTTGACCTCCAGCCCCCTGAAAGTGGCTGTTCACACTACAGATAAGTTGACTGAAGAGACCCCAgaggagaaaagagaagaaaacgtGGATCAGTCTGTCAATTCTACCGTCATCAACGAGCTGTTTGGAGATCTAGAACAGAGTGAAGATCCCAGCGGTGATGAGGAAGATGCTTTAAACATCTCCTCGATGTCCCTCCTCACTCCACTGGCAGAGACTGTGGCCGCTGTGGTAAACAGTCCAGAAAAAAGAATGATG ACATCCACTCCAGCCAACTCTTTCATTATGAAGAGCACAACTCCCGACGATGTCGCCATAGCCAAAAGCTTCCAGACCTCCTCAGATGGAGATGGTGCAAGTGTCTCAAGTGAGGACCACAAGCTTCCCTACAG TATCGATGCATACAGGTCAACCAGGGTGAAGAACACCGAGAGGCCCAGTGTGAAGCAGGTTATTGTGAGAAAAGAAGACGTTTCTAAGAGAGCCGAGGAGCCCCGAGCATCCAGCCTGTTCAGTGTCAAACAGAAGATAAAG ATTCTGACAAATGAAATCAACCTGCAGCAGACGGTTATCTATCAAGCCAGCCAGGCACTCAACTGCTGCACAGATGAAGAACACGGGAAAGGCTCGCAGGTGGAGGCTGAGGCAgagaggctgctgctggtggcaA GCGAAAAGAGAGAAGCACTGAAGGTGGAGCTGGACCAGCTGAAAGGAAATCCAGGAGGAAGGAAAGAGGGGCCTGCAGCCCCGCAGCCAATGGCCTCCAAAGGCTGCATCACCCTGCAGGAGCTACGCCTGCCTCTCAAGGCAGACTTTGTCTGTTCCACTGCCAATAAACCAG AGTCTACcaaacattcatttttcatcatgATCAGGGCGGGAGCAGAGAACATTGTGGCCACGCCTTTAGCCACGACACACCGTGGCCTGAGTGGCGACACCCTCACCTTCCCCACCAAGTTCACTAT ATCTGACGTTGACAGTGGCTTTGACATCAGTGTAGAAGTATACTGTCTG GTGCAGAAACGGGAAATCTGCagtgacaagaagaagaaaaccaacAAGTCGAAG GCTATCACTCCAAAGAAGTTCCTTGCCATCACt AAGACGACACAGACACCAG TTGTGGCCAGTCCTGGAGGCCCCAATGCGGTTCGCACCAGTAACTTTGCTCTGATTGGAGCATACAAGCTCACCCTGGCTTCAACTGGGAAGACCCAGTTTCCTTTGGAGAAG GTGCCATTCCTGTGCCCTTTGGAGGGCCACATCTACCTTAAGATGCACTGTGAAGTGGGCTCAAAGGTGGAGGAAAGGGGCTTCCTG ACGATGTTTGAAGATGTTAGTGGGTTTGGAGCTTGGCACAGACGATGGTGCGTCCTGTCAGGATACTGCATCTCCTACTGGACTTACCCAGACGACGAAAAGAGAAAG AATCCCATTGGTCGCATCAATCTGTCCAACTGCACAAGTAAGGCAGTGGAGCCAGCCAGCAGAGAGTTCTGTGCCCGACCCAACACGTTTGAGCTCATCACCATCAGACCACGGAGAGACGATGACAGAGAAACGCTTGTCAGCCAGTGCCAGAACACCACGTGTGTCACTAG AAATTGGCTGAGTGCTGACACCAAGGAGGAGAGAAATCTGTGGATGAAGAAGCTGAACCAGATTCTGGTGGACCTGCGGATGTGGCAGCCAGATGCCTGTAACAGACCGCTGCCCAACTAA